A region of Streptomyces paludis DNA encodes the following proteins:
- the galE gene encoding UDP-glucose 4-epimerase GalE codes for MSGKYLVTGGAGYVGSVVAAHLLEAGHEVTVLDDLSTGFRAAVPAGAGFIEGRVQDAAEWLDPSYDAVLHFAASSQVGESVAKPEKYWDNNVAGSMALLAAMRAADVRTIVFSSTAATYGEPVSTPITESDPTAPTSPYGATKLAVDHMIAGECAAHGLAAVSLRYFNVAGAYESASGVTYGERHSPESHLIPLVLQVALGTRESISVYGEDYPTPDGTCVRDYIHVADLAQAHLRALAAATAGEHLICNLGNGSGFSVREVIETVRKVTGHPVPEAVAARRGGDPAVLVASAATAHERLGWRPARAELADIVADAWAFARSEEKQA; via the coding sequence ATGAGTGGTAAGTACCTGGTCACGGGTGGCGCGGGATACGTCGGCAGCGTCGTGGCGGCCCATCTGCTGGAGGCCGGGCACGAGGTGACCGTCCTCGACGACCTCTCCACCGGCTTCCGCGCGGCCGTCCCGGCCGGGGCCGGTTTCATCGAGGGGCGCGTCCAGGACGCCGCCGAATGGCTGGATCCCTCGTACGACGCCGTGCTGCACTTCGCCGCGTCCTCGCAGGTCGGCGAGTCCGTCGCCAAGCCCGAGAAGTACTGGGACAACAACGTCGCCGGCTCCATGGCGCTGCTCGCCGCGATGCGCGCCGCCGACGTCCGTACGATCGTCTTCTCGTCCACCGCCGCGACCTACGGCGAGCCGGTCTCCACCCCCATCACCGAGTCCGACCCGACGGCGCCCACCAGCCCGTACGGCGCGACGAAGCTCGCCGTCGACCACATGATCGCCGGCGAGTGCGCGGCCCACGGCCTCGCGGCCGTCTCGCTGCGCTACTTCAACGTCGCGGGCGCGTACGAGTCCGCCTCCGGCGTCACGTACGGCGAGCGGCACAGCCCCGAGTCGCACCTCATCCCGCTCGTCCTCCAGGTCGCCCTCGGCACCCGCGAGTCGATCTCCGTGTACGGCGAGGACTACCCGACGCCGGACGGCACCTGCGTACGCGACTACATCCATGTCGCGGACCTGGCCCAGGCCCATCTGCGCGCGCTGGCCGCGGCGACCGCCGGTGAGCACCTGATCTGCAACCTCGGCAACGGCAGCGGCTTCTCGGTCCGCGAGGTCATCGAGACCGTACGGAAGGTCACCGGCCACCCGGTGCCGGAGGCCGTGGCCGCGCGCCGCGGCGGCGACCCGGCCGTCCTGGTCGCCTCCGCCGCCACGGCGCACGAGCGCCTCGGCTGGCGGCCCGCCCGCGCCGAGCTGGCGGACATCGTCGCGGACGCGTGGGCGTTCGCACGCAGCGAGGAGAAGCAGGCGTGA
- the galT gene encoding galactose-1-phosphate uridylyltransferase: MKKTVTKLADGRALVYYDSRDDVVRDAPDHRPLDPISTTSEIRHDALLGDAVAIASHRQGRTYHPPADECPLCPSRDGRLSEIPDEDYDVAVFENRFPSLAGDAGRCEVICFSSDHDASFADLTEEQAGLVLAAWTDRTAELAELPEVEQVFPFENRGAEIGVTLGHPHGQIYAYPFVTPRSALMLRNAAAHRAETGRNLFDDILARETAPDGHGDVDGDGGGDSGGRVVLAGEHWVAFVPYAAHWPYEVHLYPRRRVADLRGLDEAARTEFPQIYLELLKRFDRIFGEGEPLTPYIAAWHQAPFRAAGREEFALHLELFTIRRTSGKLKFLAGSESGMSVFINDVPPEAAAERLREVASK; the protein is encoded by the coding sequence ATGAAGAAGACGGTGACGAAGCTCGCGGACGGTCGCGCGCTCGTCTATTACGACTCCCGGGACGACGTCGTACGCGACGCTCCCGACCACCGCCCCCTCGACCCGATCTCCACCACCTCCGAGATCCGCCACGACGCGCTGCTCGGCGACGCGGTCGCCATCGCCTCGCACCGCCAGGGCCGTACGTACCACCCGCCCGCCGACGAGTGCCCGCTCTGCCCCTCCCGGGACGGCCGGCTGAGCGAGATCCCCGACGAGGACTACGACGTCGCCGTCTTCGAGAACCGCTTCCCCTCCCTGGCCGGCGACGCGGGCCGCTGCGAGGTCATCTGCTTCTCCTCCGACCACGACGCGTCCTTCGCGGACCTCACCGAGGAGCAGGCCGGTCTCGTGCTGGCGGCATGGACCGACCGCACCGCCGAACTCGCTGAACTGCCCGAGGTCGAGCAGGTCTTCCCGTTCGAGAACCGCGGCGCCGAGATCGGTGTGACGCTCGGCCACCCGCACGGCCAGATCTACGCGTACCCCTTCGTCACCCCGCGCTCCGCGCTGATGCTCCGCAACGCCGCCGCGCACCGCGCCGAGACCGGCCGCAACCTCTTCGACGACATCCTGGCGCGCGAGACCGCCCCGGACGGACACGGGGATGTGGACGGGGACGGCGGGGGGGACAGCGGCGGCCGGGTGGTGCTGGCGGGCGAGCACTGGGTGGCGTTCGTGCCGTACGCCGCGCACTGGCCGTACGAGGTGCATCTGTACCCCCGGCGCCGGGTCGCCGATCTGCGCGGGCTCGACGAGGCGGCGCGCACAGAGTTCCCACAGATCTATCTGGAACTCTTGAAGCGCTTCGACCGGATCTTCGGCGAAGGTGAGCCGCTGACGCCGTACATCGCCGCCTGGCACCAGGCGCCGTTCCGGGCCGCCGGGCGCGAGGAGTTCGCCCTCCACCTGGAGCTTTTCACCATCCGACGGACCTCCGGCAAGCTGAAGTTCCTCGCGGGCTCCGAATCCGGCATGAGCGTGTTCATCAATGACGTGCCGCCGGAGGCCGCGGCCGAGCGACTGCGAGAGGTAGCGAGCAAATGA
- a CDS encoding response regulator transcription factor, translated as MGVRLMVVDDHRLLAEALASALKLRGHRVLAAAAPTAGVADLVVSRAPEVCLLGTAVPAEPGVFDPIVRIKRDRPQVAVVVLGPVPNPRGIAAAFAAGASGYVRHDERIEGVERAMIKARAGEAAVAPQLLQGAFTELLNPAAQPDDEGQRLLRILTPREIEVLVRVAEGEDTRLIAAGMGIAPSTARTHVQRVLMKLGVGSRLEAAALAARTGLLDRAAEPSEGGTE; from the coding sequence GTGGGCGTGCGGCTCATGGTGGTCGACGATCACAGATTGCTGGCCGAGGCGCTCGCTTCGGCACTGAAACTGCGCGGGCACCGGGTGCTCGCGGCGGCGGCGCCCACGGCCGGCGTCGCCGATCTGGTGGTGAGCAGGGCGCCCGAGGTGTGCCTGCTCGGCACGGCGGTGCCCGCGGAGCCGGGGGTCTTCGACCCGATCGTACGGATCAAGCGCGACCGCCCGCAGGTGGCCGTGGTGGTGCTCGGCCCGGTGCCGAATCCGCGCGGGATCGCCGCGGCCTTCGCGGCCGGCGCCTCCGGTTACGTACGGCACGACGAGCGCATCGAGGGCGTCGAGCGCGCCATGATCAAGGCGCGCGCGGGCGAGGCGGCGGTGGCGCCGCAGCTCCTCCAGGGCGCCTTCACCGAGCTGCTCAACCCGGCGGCCCAGCCGGACGACGAGGGGCAGCGGCTGCTGCGGATCCTGACACCGCGCGAGATCGAGGTGCTGGTACGGGTCGCGGAGGGCGAGGACACGCGGCTGATCGCGGCGGGCATGGGGATCGCGCCCAGCACGGCCAGGACGCATGTGCAGCGGGTGCTGATGAAGCTCGGCGTGGGGTCGCGGCTGGAGGCGGCGGCGCTGGCGGCCCGTACGGGACTGCTGGACCGGGCGGCGGAGCCGTCGGAGGGCGGCACCGAGTAA
- a CDS encoding outer membrane protein assembly factor BamB family protein, with product MTQPPQPPNQPPTPPSQPPNQPPAPAGRPAEPSQPTTPPAPPTPPQQPPGPAPAGFGAPQEPPAGGFGAPQDPPPAGYGYPGQQPPVPPPGYGYPAQQPPYQQGHPPYQQQGYQQPHQYPQYQQQYPQHPQGFQQFQQPATAVSGGKPGKSNTRLQIVIAAAVAVVLIIGAGVWFANSGGSKKDEAKNSSSGATGDTKDGDKDGDKGGTGGGGSEQAPSNTKAKVAFTVPLPKVTDSTSVYGSWLSDSTYVKTGIDQIVGYDLTKGTQLWAIPLPGEICATTKHVSKDYRTAIAFAAEKPSEANKYPRCTKIAVIDLKSGEMVWNKSLKDTNDGERDYSFGEITLSGETVAVGGFDGGAAFNIKTGAVRWKPEVSTDGCYDTGYGGGEALVAVRKCGSTNDPQMTIQSLNPLTGAPLSAYTMPSGVDYPHIVSTKPLVVAADVGDTAEGGNGFSDLFSIDEKTGKLLAKISAVGKFEARCGSTDVEKCSLMVVGDGKIYVPTAEHEGSSDYGRTNEIIGFDLTTGKGVTGRADAGERRQMYPVRMDGSNVIVYKTPTYDKGGEIISVDGSTFKQTLLLENSGERSATEQENDFSTPSSMELLYRDGRMFISSPFISKPNEYSKKRYLAMSFTTKQ from the coding sequence ATGACACAGCCTCCGCAGCCCCCGAACCAGCCCCCCACGCCACCGAGTCAGCCGCCGAACCAGCCCCCGGCGCCGGCCGGCCGGCCCGCTGAGCCCAGCCAGCCGACCACGCCGCCCGCACCCCCCACCCCGCCCCAGCAGCCGCCCGGCCCCGCGCCCGCCGGTTTCGGCGCGCCGCAGGAGCCCCCGGCGGGCGGGTTCGGCGCCCCGCAGGACCCGCCGCCCGCCGGGTACGGCTACCCGGGCCAGCAGCCGCCCGTACCGCCGCCGGGTTACGGCTACCCGGCGCAGCAGCCCCCGTACCAGCAGGGCCACCCGCCATACCAGCAGCAGGGGTATCAGCAGCCTCATCAGTACCCGCAGTATCAGCAGCAGTACCCGCAACACCCGCAGGGGTTCCAGCAGTTCCAGCAGCCCGCGACCGCCGTGTCCGGCGGCAAGCCCGGCAAGTCCAACACCCGGCTCCAGATCGTCATCGCCGCGGCCGTCGCCGTCGTGCTGATCATCGGCGCCGGTGTCTGGTTCGCGAACTCCGGCGGCTCCAAGAAGGACGAGGCCAAGAACAGCTCGTCCGGCGCCACCGGTGACACGAAGGACGGCGACAAGGACGGCGACAAGGGCGGTACGGGCGGCGGCGGCTCGGAGCAGGCGCCGTCCAACACCAAGGCCAAGGTCGCCTTCACCGTGCCGCTGCCCAAGGTCACGGACAGCACGTCCGTCTACGGCTCGTGGCTCAGCGACTCCACGTACGTCAAGACGGGCATCGACCAGATCGTCGGCTACGACCTGACCAAGGGCACCCAGCTCTGGGCGATCCCGCTGCCCGGCGAGATCTGCGCCACCACCAAGCATGTCTCCAAGGACTACCGGACCGCGATCGCCTTCGCGGCCGAGAAGCCGTCGGAGGCGAACAAGTACCCGCGCTGCACCAAGATCGCCGTGATCGACCTCAAGTCCGGTGAGATGGTCTGGAACAAGTCGCTCAAGGACACCAACGACGGGGAGCGCGACTACTCCTTCGGCGAGATCACCCTCAGCGGCGAGACGGTCGCCGTCGGCGGCTTCGACGGCGGCGCCGCCTTCAACATCAAGACCGGCGCCGTCCGCTGGAAGCCCGAGGTCAGCACCGACGGCTGCTACGACACCGGCTACGGCGGGGGCGAGGCGCTGGTCGCGGTCCGCAAGTGCGGCTCGACCAACGACCCGCAGATGACCATCCAGTCGCTCAACCCGCTCACGGGCGCGCCGCTCTCCGCGTACACGATGCCGTCCGGTGTCGACTACCCGCACATCGTCTCCACCAAGCCGCTGGTGGTCGCCGCCGACGTCGGTGACACCGCCGAGGGCGGCAACGGCTTCTCGGACCTCTTCTCGATCGACGAGAAGACCGGAAAGCTGCTGGCCAAGATCTCCGCGGTGGGCAAGTTCGAGGCGCGCTGCGGTTCGACGGATGTCGAGAAGTGCTCGCTGATGGTGGTGGGCGACGGCAAGATCTACGTGCCGACCGCGGAGCACGAGGGCAGCTCGGACTACGGGCGTACGAACGAGATCATCGGCTTCGACCTCACCACCGGAAAGGGCGTCACGGGCCGCGCCGACGCGGGCGAGCGCCGGCAGATGTACCCGGTCCGGATGGACGGCTCGAACGTGATCGTGTACAAGACGCCCACCTATGACAAGGGCGGCGAGATCATCTCCGTCGACGGCTCGACGTTCAAGCAGACGCTGTTGCTGGAGAACTCGGGCGAGCGGTCGGCCACCGAGCAGGAGAACGACTTCAGCACGCCCAGCTCCATGGAGTTGCTCTACCGGGACGGCCGGATGTTCATCTCCAGCCCGTTCATCAGCAAGCCCAATGAGTACAGCAAGAAGCGCTACCTGGCGATGTCGTTCACGACGAAGCAGTAA
- a CDS encoding outer membrane protein assembly factor BamB family protein, which produces MTQPPSQQPPQGGFGAPQDPQQGAPQQPAVPPQTPPQPPQAPAQPPAQPPQAPAQPPQAAPQPPAQPPAQPPAQPPQAPPTGQPGYAYPPAPPAGEPGYGYPPQAPGPYGQQPGPYGQQPGPYAGQPGQPGQPGAYPGQAGPYAAQPGQQPGAYPGQAGPYAAQPGPYGPGPQQGGYPPQQFPGAPVGFAGGSGYGGNGGYAGMGADGSGQKPKNKVAVIVAAAVAGLVLVGAGVWALTANGGDDDGKPAVSKSSDTPDASASPSPSVDEGDGSGTGREANDDLNAGRKDGEAKVDWMLINDVQLPRNGAEVFGPWFAGDTVVKAMYKEVVGYSIADGKKKWTLPLAAPICAAPTAPTADGKMVVAIKDGNTDKSKCTQLQMVDLNTGKGGWKKTVEKGGLFDFIGDPSLTITGNTVTVGRTSYANAYRVSDGKDLFATPTTDCKPYAFASGGGERMIAAATCRTGDTKALQELNPATGAVKWSFTLVKGYEVDKVYSVNPLVVSMKDRDKKTWSIVSFNANGTQRAVMKGSDDKFSVSCGGGIIFNDNIEGCSGIAADATHFYMSTSVDYGKANEVVAYSLATGAITSRTEAPSGRTMTLMGTEGGKPLVYIQPTYDKGGAVATITPGGSGSPKILLQHPDTVAGIENSFSFSKYTYVDGRFYLLADRVSGSRAELLKKKTMIVYGK; this is translated from the coding sequence ATGACCCAGCCACCCAGCCAGCAACCGCCGCAGGGAGGCTTCGGCGCTCCGCAGGACCCGCAGCAGGGGGCCCCGCAGCAGCCGGCCGTACCACCGCAGACTCCGCCGCAGCCGCCGCAGGCCCCGGCCCAGCCGCCCGCTCAGCCGCCGCAGGCTCCCGCGCAGCCTCCCCAGGCCGCGCCGCAGCCGCCCGCTCAGCCCCCGGCCCAGCCGCCAGCCCAGCCGCCGCAGGCGCCGCCGACCGGGCAGCCCGGTTACGCGTACCCGCCGGCGCCGCCCGCCGGTGAGCCCGGCTACGGCTATCCGCCGCAGGCCCCGGGCCCGTACGGCCAGCAGCCCGGACCGTACGGTCAGCAGCCCGGCCCCTACGCCGGGCAGCCGGGCCAGCCGGGCCAGCCGGGCGCGTACCCCGGCCAGGCCGGACCGTACGCCGCTCAGCCGGGCCAGCAGCCCGGCGCCTACCCCGGCCAGGCGGGCCCGTACGCCGCCCAGCCGGGACCCTACGGCCCCGGGCCGCAGCAGGGCGGCTACCCGCCCCAGCAGTTCCCCGGCGCGCCCGTCGGGTTCGCCGGCGGCAGCGGTTACGGCGGCAACGGCGGTTACGCCGGCATGGGCGCCGATGGCTCCGGCCAGAAGCCCAAGAACAAGGTGGCCGTCATCGTCGCCGCGGCCGTCGCCGGGCTGGTGCTCGTCGGCGCCGGCGTCTGGGCGCTCACGGCCAACGGCGGTGACGACGACGGCAAGCCCGCCGTCAGCAAGAGCAGCGACACCCCCGACGCCTCCGCCTCCCCCTCACCGAGCGTCGACGAGGGCGACGGCAGCGGTACGGGCCGCGAGGCCAACGACGACCTCAACGCCGGGCGCAAGGACGGCGAGGCCAAGGTCGACTGGATGCTGATCAACGACGTGCAGCTGCCGCGCAACGGCGCCGAGGTGTTCGGCCCGTGGTTCGCCGGCGACACGGTCGTCAAGGCCATGTACAAGGAAGTCGTGGGCTACTCCATAGCCGACGGCAAGAAGAAGTGGACCCTGCCGCTCGCCGCCCCGATCTGCGCCGCGCCCACCGCGCCCACCGCCGACGGCAAGATGGTCGTCGCCATCAAGGACGGCAACACCGACAAGAGCAAATGCACCCAGCTCCAGATGGTCGACCTGAACACCGGCAAGGGTGGCTGGAAGAAGACCGTCGAGAAGGGCGGTCTCTTCGACTTCATCGGGGACCCCTCGCTGACGATCACCGGTAACACCGTCACCGTCGGCCGCACCAGCTACGCCAACGCCTACCGCGTGAGCGACGGCAAGGACCTCTTCGCCACCCCCACCACCGACTGCAAGCCGTACGCGTTCGCGTCCGGCGGCGGCGAGCGGATGATCGCCGCCGCCACCTGCCGCACCGGCGACACCAAGGCCCTTCAGGAGCTGAACCCGGCCACCGGCGCGGTCAAGTGGTCGTTCACCCTGGTCAAGGGCTACGAGGTCGACAAGGTCTACTCGGTGAACCCGCTGGTCGTCTCGATGAAGGACCGGGACAAGAAGACCTGGAGCATCGTCTCCTTCAACGCCAACGGCACCCAGCGCGCCGTGATGAAGGGCAGCGACGACAAGTTCTCCGTGAGCTGCGGCGGCGGGATCATCTTCAACGACAACATCGAGGGCTGCTCCGGGATCGCCGCCGACGCCACCCACTTCTACATGTCGACGAGCGTGGACTACGGCAAGGCCAACGAGGTCGTCGCGTACAGCCTGGCCACGGGCGCGATCACCTCCCGTACGGAGGCGCCGTCCGGCCGGACGATGACGCTGATGGGCACCGAGGGCGGCAAGCCGCTGGTCTACATCCAGCCGACGTACGACAAGGGCGGCGCGGTCGCGACCATCACGCCCGGTGGCAGCGGCAGCCCGAAGATCCTGCTCCAGCACCCGGACACGGTGGCGGGGATCGAGAACTCCTTCAGCTTCAGCAAGTACACGTACGTCGATGGCCGCTTCTATCTGCTCGCCGACCGGGTCAGCGGATCCAGGGCCGAGCTGCTGAAGAAGAAGACCATGATCGTTTACGGTAAGTGA
- a CDS encoding ABC-F family ATP-binding cassette domain-containing protein, with amino-acid sequence MAVNLVNVEAVTKVYGTRALLDGVSLGVSEGDRIGVVGRNGDGKTTLIRMLAKLEEADTGRVTHNGGLRLGVLTQHDSLDPAATVRHEVIGDLADHEWAGNAKIRDVLTGLFGGLDMPGFPQGLDTVIAPLSGGERRRIALAKLLIGEPDLIVLDEPTNHLDVEGIAWLAEHLRARRSALVCVTHDRWFLDQVCTRMWDVQGGTVHEYEGGYSDYVFARAERQRIAATEEVKRKNLVRKELAWLRRGAPARTSKPRFRIEAANELIADVPPPRDSSELMRFANARLGKTVFDMEDVTVQAGPKVLLTHLTWQLGPGDRIGLVGVNGAGKTSLLRALAEAARSRGDVQPETGKIVVGRTVKLAYLSQEVTELKPTLRVLEAVQQVRDRVDLGKGREMTAGQLCEQFGFTKEKQWTPVGDLSGGERRRLQLLRLLMDEPNVLFLDEPTNDLDIETLNQLEDLLDGWPGSMVVISHDRFFIERTTDKVMALLGDRSLRMLPRGIDEYLERRRALAGSGAPAAVQASASAVTAPAGGSSSAAASAKDGRAAKKELQRIERQVSKMDDREKKLHQQIADNATNFGKVAELDSELRELKSEREELEMRWLELAEDA; translated from the coding sequence ATGGCCGTCAATCTCGTCAATGTCGAGGCAGTCACCAAGGTGTACGGCACCCGTGCGCTGCTCGACGGTGTCTCTCTCGGTGTGTCCGAGGGGGACCGGATCGGCGTCGTGGGGCGCAACGGTGACGGCAAGACCACCCTCATCCGCATGCTGGCGAAGCTGGAGGAGGCCGACACCGGCCGCGTCACCCACAACGGTGGCCTGCGGCTCGGTGTGCTGACCCAGCACGACTCGCTCGACCCCGCCGCGACCGTACGGCACGAGGTCATCGGTGACCTCGCCGACCACGAATGGGCGGGCAACGCCAAGATCCGCGATGTGCTCACCGGACTCTTCGGCGGGCTCGACATGCCGGGCTTCCCGCAGGGCCTCGACACCGTCATCGCGCCGCTCTCCGGTGGTGAGCGGCGCCGTATCGCGCTCGCGAAGCTGCTGATCGGCGAGCCCGATCTGATCGTGCTCGACGAGCCCACCAACCACCTCGACGTCGAGGGCATCGCCTGGCTCGCCGAGCATCTGCGCGCCCGCCGCTCCGCGCTCGTCTGCGTCACGCACGACCGGTGGTTCCTGGACCAGGTCTGCACACGCATGTGGGATGTGCAGGGCGGCACGGTGCACGAGTACGAGGGCGGCTACAGCGACTACGTCTTCGCCCGCGCCGAGCGCCAGCGCATCGCCGCCACCGAGGAGGTCAAGCGGAAGAACCTGGTCCGCAAGGAGCTGGCCTGGCTGCGGCGCGGCGCCCCCGCCCGTACGTCGAAGCCGCGCTTCCGGATCGAGGCGGCCAACGAGCTGATCGCGGACGTACCCCCGCCGCGCGACAGTTCGGAGCTGATGCGGTTCGCCAACGCCCGGCTCGGCAAGACCGTCTTCGACATGGAGGACGTGACGGTCCAGGCCGGCCCCAAGGTGCTGCTCACCCATCTCACCTGGCAGCTCGGCCCCGGCGACCGGATCGGGCTCGTCGGGGTGAACGGCGCGGGCAAGACCTCGCTGCTGCGCGCCCTCGCCGAGGCCGCCCGCAGCCGGGGCGATGTCCAGCCCGAGACCGGGAAGATCGTCGTCGGCAGGACGGTGAAGCTCGCGTATCTCTCCCAGGAGGTCACCGAGCTGAAGCCGACCCTGCGGGTGCTCGAAGCCGTCCAGCAGGTACGGGACCGGGTCGACCTCGGCAAGGGCCGCGAGATGACCGCGGGCCAGCTCTGCGAGCAGTTCGGCTTCACGAAGGAGAAGCAGTGGACCCCCGTCGGTGATCTCTCCGGCGGTGAGCGGCGTCGGCTCCAGCTGCTGCGGCTGCTGATGGACGAGCCGAACGTCCTCTTCCTCGACGAGCCCACCAACGACCTCGACATCGAGACGCTCAACCAGCTGGAGGACCTCCTCGACGGCTGGCCCGGGTCGATGGTCGTCATCTCCCACGACCGCTTCTTCATCGAGCGCACCACCGACAAGGTGATGGCGCTGCTCGGTGACCGGTCGCTGCGGATGCTGCCGCGCGGTATCGACGAGTATCTGGAGCGGCGCCGCGCGCTGGCCGGCTCCGGCGCCCCCGCCGCCGTACAGGCATCCGCCTCCGCCGTCACCGCGCCGGCCGGCGGGTCCTCCTCCGCCGCCGCGTCCGCCAAGGACGGACGGGCCGCGAAGAAGGAACTCCAGCGGATCGAGCGCCAGGTCAGCAAGATGGACGACCGCGAGAAGAAGCTCCATCAGCAGATCGCCGACAACGCCACGAATTTCGGGAAAGTGGCCGAGCTGGACAGTGAGCTGCGTGAACTGAAGTCCGAGCGCGAGGAGTTGGAAATGCGCTGGCTCGAACTCGCGGAGGATGCGTAA
- a CDS encoding MFS transporter: MESPSTEARSGRVVGILALAGIVAALMQTLVVPLIGELPTLLSTSASNATWVITATLLAAAVTTPVAGRLGDMYGKKRMLMVSIGPLVLGSVICALSSSVVPMIAGRGLQGMGMGVVPLGISLLRDVVPTEKLGGAIALISASMGVGGALGLPVSAAIAENASWRVLFWVAASLSLLVGVLVALFVPAGKENTAKGSFDGLGAVGLGIALVCLLLGVSKGADWGWGSGSTLGLLGGAVVILLAWGRWELRTKEPLVDLRVTARPQVLMTNVASILVGFAMYAQSLVIPQLLQLPEATGYGLGQSMLAMGLWVAPGGLMMMVMSPVGAKLSAASGPRITLALGSLIIAIGYGASQALLGSTLGLLVVTIICSTGVGFAYGAMPALIMGGVPQSETASANSFNTLMRSIGSSFAAAVIGVVLAQMTTDFGGHALASENGFRVAMMIGCGVALVAAVVAFFIPTKGASAQPEAGTGTGSAPNAAPAAPKVSGATA, translated from the coding sequence GTGGAAAGTCCCAGTACCGAGGCCCGCTCCGGCCGTGTGGTCGGAATCCTCGCGCTCGCGGGGATCGTGGCCGCGCTCATGCAGACCCTGGTGGTGCCGCTCATCGGCGAACTGCCGACGCTGCTCAGCACCTCCGCCTCGAACGCCACGTGGGTGATCACCGCCACCCTGCTGGCGGCGGCGGTCACCACCCCCGTCGCCGGGCGCCTCGGTGACATGTACGGCAAGAAGCGCATGCTGATGGTCTCCATCGGCCCGCTCGTCCTGGGCTCCGTGATCTGCGCCCTGTCCTCCTCGGTGGTCCCGATGATCGCCGGACGCGGTCTCCAGGGCATGGGCATGGGCGTGGTGCCGCTCGGCATCAGCCTGCTGCGCGATGTCGTGCCGACCGAGAAGCTGGGCGGCGCCATCGCCCTGATCAGCGCGTCCATGGGAGTGGGCGGCGCGCTCGGCCTGCCGGTCTCCGCCGCGATCGCCGAGAACGCCAGCTGGCGTGTGCTGTTCTGGGTCGCCGCCTCGCTGAGCCTGCTGGTCGGCGTCCTCGTCGCGCTCTTCGTGCCCGCCGGCAAGGAGAACACCGCCAAGGGCAGCTTCGACGGCCTCGGCGCCGTCGGACTGGGCATCGCGCTGGTCTGCCTGCTGCTCGGTGTGTCCAAGGGCGCCGACTGGGGCTGGGGCAGCGGCTCCACGCTCGGGCTGCTCGGCGGCGCCGTGGTCATCCTGCTGGCCTGGGGCCGCTGGGAGCTGCGTACGAAGGAACCGCTGGTCGACCTGCGCGTCACCGCCCGCCCCCAGGTGCTGATGACGAACGTCGCCTCCATCCTCGTCGGGTTCGCGATGTACGCCCAGTCCCTCGTCATTCCGCAGCTGCTCCAGTTGCCCGAGGCCACCGGTTACGGTCTCGGTCAGTCGATGCTCGCCATGGGGCTGTGGGTGGCGCCGGGCGGTCTGATGATGATGGTGATGTCGCCGGTCGGCGCCAAGCTCTCCGCCGCCTCCGGCCCCCGGATCACCCTCGCCCTCGGCAGCCTCATCATCGCCATCGGCTACGGCGCCTCCCAGGCGCTGCTGGGCTCCACGCTGGGGCTGCTCGTCGTGACGATCATTTGCAGCACCGGCGTCGGCTTCGCGTACGGTGCGATGCCGGCCCTGATCATGGGCGGCGTACCGCAGTCGGAGACCGCCTCGGCCAACAGCTTCAACACGCTGATGCGCTCCATCGGCAGCTCCTTCGCCGCCGCCGTGATCGGTGTGGTCCTCGCCCAGATGACCACCGACTTCGGCGGTCACGCCCTGGCCTCCGAGAACGGCTTCCGTGTCGCCATGATGATCGGCTGCGGTGTCGCCCTCGTGGCCGCCGTCGTCGCCTTCTTCATCCCGACCAAGGGCGCGAGCGCCCAGCCGGAGGCCGGTACGGGTACGGGGAGCGCGCCGAACGCCGCCCCCGCCGCCCCCAAGGTGTCCGGGGCCACCGCCTGA
- a CDS encoding MarR family winged helix-turn-helix transcriptional regulator: MLLGRYMHLLSPRPLGADGRLDRSAYLLLSRIEAEGPMSIGQLSEAFGLDTSTLNRQTAAMLRAGIVERIPDPDGGIARKFAITPDGARRLAAERAENIQGLAKVMNDWTPEEVADFAGYLGRLNRDIERADGRPWPGH, from the coding sequence ATGCTGCTCGGGCGTTATATGCACCTGCTCAGCCCGCGCCCGCTGGGTGCCGATGGCCGGCTGGACCGCAGCGCGTATCTCCTGCTCAGCCGGATCGAGGCGGAGGGGCCGATGTCGATCGGCCAGCTCAGCGAGGCGTTCGGCCTGGACACCTCCACGCTCAACCGGCAGACGGCGGCGATGCTGCGGGCGGGGATCGTCGAACGCATCCCGGACCCGGACGGCGGCATCGCGCGCAAGTTCGCCATCACCCCGGACGGCGCCCGCCGCCTGGCGGCCGAACGGGCCGAGAACATCCAGGGGCTGGCGAAGGTGATGAACGACTGGACGCCGGAGGAGGTGGCCGACTTCGCGGGCTACCTGGGCCGCCTGAACCGCGACATCGAACGAGCCGACGGCCGCCCGTGGCCGGGCCACTGA